The Nicotiana tabacum cultivar K326 chromosome 1, ASM71507v2, whole genome shotgun sequence genome segment TCTTTGATCTGTACCTTCGCATCTACTAACTTGTCCtcctctctttgaaagaatgAGTGTTTCCGGTTCTGTCGGTGCTTGAAACAATTTTGTCATCTCCATATTCTATTAGGGTTTTGCGGTACATGttcccttataaatagaaagacATAGTTATAGAGGGGAATTGGACACTCATTGTAAGAAAGAACACTTTGGCATTCTCTAAATATTCTTGCTTTATATACATCCAAAATATACCTTTTTTGTCAGATCTGATTCTAACTTTTACCCCACGGTCCAAGAAGAATACGAATATTCAAAGGTTTATCAATCATTTATCATTGTCAGGAGGAATATCATTGAATCCAACTCTTTTTCGGTTACCCCATTTgtatttatttactttaatacCATTATATTTCATTTGTTACCCATGAATTCTATCTTCTTTGTTCTTGGGCCATTAAATACTTTCTTTATTAACTACTAATTATTACCCGACAGTACTTGAACCattttatcacaaaaatcatCCGAACTATCTTTTGGATATTATTATTGGCTAAGATTAATTCAAATCTGTTAGAAATTTTTTTAAACCTAGATCTAAATTTTAGGTCAAACAATTAAATGCTTACAGACGCAACTATACATATATATTGTCCGAGACAAGGTGTAAGTTTTGTCGTACTTGTTGAGTCTAGTCTAACTCCACCGTTGAACTATTAgttacaaaacttgaaaaattattcttctactgtgttattGTATGCTTGCTACCTCAGCAAAGAAGTCATGACTAGTAGTTTCCTTGCCACGTACTTGGAGTTACTCTTTGAATAACTTAGATTTGGATAATATCTTACCATGTTTCGAGAACGTTCCCAGCTCGCTCTTACTTTATCCTTGATGATGATATTTTAATATTAGTGCATAATAGCCATAAGCGAAATCTTAAGAAACAAAAAACGGTTTTGGATGGAAGAAGAAGCTCATTGTAATGTTGTAATTCCAAAAGGTCAGTTTCGATAGCACTTGAATGGTTTCGCGACGTTCTTGAAACTAAAAATATATTCATGCACTTCTTGTAAAAGGCATTAGTGGATATGATTGTTGGGTTTTTGAGTAAAGTTGTGAATGGGAaatgaaggaaaaataaaaatttgaattgGTTCATTTTACAAAGGAACTTTTTCCTTATGGAGTAAGAAGAGAAAAATTGTTATCCTTATATATAAAAtcacttcttctagctcttaaagagttgagaagagagATGTCTCGCATCCTCGCTTGGCTTTAGACTTGAATTTGGATTTGGCCAAGTAGATGCCCGTTTACTTATAATTTCTCATATGAATCTTTTGTCTCCGGCTATTGGGGATCCCATTTTGGTACTAAGGCAAGATATGATTATTGGACTCTATGTATTAATGGGCGAAAATTATCGAGGTATTATGGAccaagggtgtgtttggtataacggaaactattttccgtggaaaatattttccaagaaaatattttcttggaaaacaagtagtaatcttattcattttctagtgtttggtacgcaaattaaggaaaatgacttctcaagaatattcataaataatttagatataataaacatgaagccataaactttcaaaccaacaaccttccgaacccacaaatttcataaactttcgaaccgctaaacttttGAAACCGCGGAATTTTGAActcgtaaactttataatttctaaagcCGTAAACTTCTAAACACATAAAtctctgaactcataactttggaacttttaaaattttgaacctttaaactgataaataaaaaaaattaaaactgaaaaatataattaaaatttgGAGGATGGGAGGAGGAGGGGGGGGGAGGGGCGGGGGAGgacaaaaaacgaaaaaaatagaaatttgaaattacaaaataaaaagtaaaaaaaattgtgCGGGGTGGGAGGGGGGCAGGTGAGGGGGTGGGTGGTATAGAAAaacgaaaaatagaaatttaaaattgcaaaaaaaaaaggtaaaaaaaatttgCGGGAGTGGGGGTGGGGTGGAGTGATAGTAGGGTGGGTGGTAATGGAAaaactaaaatatgaaaaaaaaaatacctttttggagagagggggtggggtgggttggtgagcgtggggaaggttgagaatgagttttggaaaatattttcccttatcatgataaggaaaacattttcctccaattggaggaaaatgagttcataaggaaaatgttttccaaaacatttaagccaaccaaacatgggaaattggaaaatattttccggaaaatgttttctttcataccaaacacaccccaaatttattttccttttccgcTATTTTTTTTTCCTAATATTTTTTCACTTAACTGAAATTTAAATAATTTCCACCTAATAGACACCTTGTCAAATGAACAAGCATCTTCGCACTTGTTGGAACTCAATCTCGTTGACTATAAATTAAGATGTTTGGCCTCATCTTTTACCATCGAAAATCTGCAATAATTTTCAAAAGCAAAATGTAAGTGTCCACTGTATGATTTGCTCCGCCATTTGAGTTTGCCGATTTGAATTGCCGCTATCATATAATAATttttcgttctatcctgggagtaATTAATCTATAAAGCTTTGGGCAATAATGAgagaattaaattccttaaatgtTGGGCCTCCAGCTTGCACTACTTCAGGCGCAAAGTAGCATACTTAAGTTGGCCCAGATATTTATTTTATGCTTAGCCTTTTGTAGTCCTTTGTACTAGTTAGCCTTTATTCTTTGTCAACATAGAATAGTGGTTATTTTAGTAGTTAGCCATTCTTTACATTGTAATGGACAGATTATAAATACAAGGAGGCCACAACTGTTAAAGGTTTATTTTCATCATCTTTCTCCCTTATGTTTCTGCGATGAAGAACTCACTAGAAAACCTCCAACCTCCATTGATGAACCTCAATTTTTGACCTTGTTTTACTGGtttgacatggtatcagagcgggagTTTGTTAGATCTTGCTTATCTACGTAGAGCGGTGTTACCCCTGTATGTTTTCATCCAATTTTCATCGAGATTTGTCTTCGTCGGAGCTTCatgatttttttgtgattttccggCAAAAACACTTTGCTGCTTCGTGTTTGAGTCCATTTTATGGTATATCATACTGAATCTCTGCGGTGTGGTCGCTGGAATTTGAGTTTTGTTCGAGCTAAGGTTTTCCTCAATTTTTTTCGGAGCTAGGGTTTCCTCCATTTTCATTGGTTTGTTGTAGCTATTTTACTATATCAAGGCCTTACTTCTTCAGGTTGCGAAGAAGGTTGGTATTTGTATCTCTCTTTTGCATGTGTTGGATTTTGATTtcagtctacagtatttgttggTGATTTAGTTGTTCTAACCATGACTGGTTCTACTTCCTCTTCTGCGTATACTCCTGACCCTATATCCCTTTTATTTCTTCTGTCATCTGATGTGCCTGGTGTGTCCCTGGTTCCTGTACCATTTTAGGGGAGTGGATTTGGAGGTTGGAAGCGTAGTATGATAGTGTCATTGTCTGCTAGGAGCAAAATAGCATTTATAGATGGTTCATGCCCTAAACCTGCTACAACTTCCCCTGATTATAAACAATGGGACCGTTGTAATAATATGGTGATATCTTGGTTAACAAGTTCATTATCACCGGATATAGCTGAAAGTGTTCAATACTCTGAGACAGCCGAAAGTATATGGAAACAATTAAATAATAGGTATGGTAGTGTAAATGGGACTAAAGTTTTTGAATTAAAAAGGGAACTTGCCTCTACCTATCAGGGATCCCTTGATATTGCTTCATATTTTACAAAACTTACGAGAATCTGGGATGAATTGGGAATAATGTGCAGTAGTCATGCAAATTCTTGCAATTGTGCTGCTAAAGAGAGTCCCCAAAAGGAGAAAGAGGAGGATAAGGTCCATCAGTTTCTCATGGGATTGAATGAGGTTTATGTTGGTGTGAGAAGCAATCTGTTGATGATGCAACCTCTGCCATCCCTCGATAATGTCTATAACATTCTTCTTCAAGATGAAAAGCAATGACAAGTCAACCCGCTTTCTCAATTTACTCCTGAAGCAGCCTCCTTTAATGTGAATTCCCTTAATAAAACTACTCAACCTCAGCTGAATATGCAATTCATGGGGTAGCAGAGACAGTTTACTCAAAGAGTCAATTTTGATAATCAGTCTAGGACCTCTAATCTCTTCTGCAAGTATTGCAAGAAGCCTGGACACTTAATTGATAAGTGTTACAAGCTTCATGTCTTTCCTACTAACTTCAAGTTTAGTAAGGGTAGAAATGCAGTTGCTAATATGGTGACAAATTCTGAATTCTCTGCTTCTGAGTGCACCTCTTCCAATTAGACTTCTATTGTGCCTATTGCTGAAAATGCTTCGGTGGTGCCTGGGCTTACAAAGCAGTAATACTCTCAACTACTCTCTCTTTTGCAACAATCTCATGTCTCTGATCCTGGTCCTCAACTCAATATCATGAGTTCTGCCAATTTTGCTGGTACTTTATTGCCTAAGAATGTAGTATATAGTTTCAACTCTACTTTGCTAAACCAATCTGATTCCTTAACTTGGATAGTTGACTCTAATGCTTCTGACTATATGACTGCTAATAAAGAATATCTCATTAATATCACACCTTTACCTATTCCTTTTCTAGTGTCACTTCCAAATGGTTATAAAGTAAAAGTTACTTGCACAAGTTCCTTTGTTTTGACTGAGTCTATAATTCTTCACAATGTCCTTTATCTACCTTCCTTTAAGCACAATCTCATTTCTGTACACAAACTTACAGATCAATTTGATTGTATAGTTTAGTTTACTAGACTTTCATGTCTCATACATGGCCCTTATCTGAAGAAGCCTCTAGATCTTGGTAAACTGGACAGTGGGTTGTACAAATTTGTGTGGGAAAAGCCTTATCAACCTCAAGTTACTGTGTCAAATGCCTGCAGCAGCTTGTCATCTTCATCTGTTTCTGACCATCTTCCTTGTATTGTAAATACTATTTATCCCTCTTGTAATAAAGTTGCTATGAATAAGATGGACATTGTTTGGCATAATAGACATGCACATGTTCCTTTTATTAAGATGAAAACTATTTCTGAAATTTCCTCTAATATTTCTTCTACACGGTCTTTTCCATGCTCTATTTGTCCCACGGCTAGACAAACTAGATTGTCATTTCCTGATAGTTCTATTCATAGTTCTAAGCCCTTTCAACTTGTTCATGTTGACACTTGGGGACCATATCACACTTCTACATATTCAGGCTCCAAATATTTCCTTACCATTGTTGATGATTTCTCTAGATGCACTTGTACTCATCTAATGGGGTCCAAAAGTAATGCCTTTCCCCTCCTGAAGGCTTTTGTGTTGATGGTTCAAACTCAATTTCATGTCACCATCCAAAGCATAAGATCTGATAATGCTCTAGAATTAGAAAATAGCAATGCTGCAGTTTCCTTCTTTTCTGAAAATGGAGTCATTCATCAAACTAGTTATCCAcacacacctcaacaaaatggtataGTGGAGAGGAAACATAGAACCCTCCTAGAAGCTTCCAGGGCTTTGCTTTTCCAATCCAAAGTACCAATCAGGTTTTGGGGAGATTGCCTTCTCACAGCCACATATATCATTAATAGACTCCCCTCTAGACTACTACAAAATAAATCACCTTATGAATTGTTGTTTGTCAAGACACCCAACTATTCACACCTAAGAACTTTTGGTTGCCTATGTTTTGCTATTGTTCCCATTCCTCAGAGAGACAAACTGAAACCAAGAGCTATTCCATGTGTCTTTCTTGGCTACCCTTTTGCAAAGAAAGGTTATAAGTTGTATAACCTTCAGTCAAAACAATGTTGTCTCTAGAGATGTCATTTTTCATGAACAACTCTTCCCTTTCTCCTCAGATTTTTCCCTTCCAGTTGTGTCAAAGTCCCAATTGTCAACCACCTCATCATCAGTTCTCATGCCTCCTAATGCTACCACTTCTTCTAGTCCTCTTTCAGTTCCTTTCCCTTCTGATGATCCATCATTTCCTAATGCTTCTGACAACCACCATTCACCTTCTAATGCTTCACCTTCACCTTCACCTTCTGATGTCTCACCTTCTCCTCACATTACTGATGCTCTATTTGACTCTATTCTATCTACTTCTTCTCCTGCCACATCTGTTGCACCACTAAGAAAATCTACCATAACACATACTCATCTCTCTTATCTAAAGGACTATCTTTATAAATTACCTAATTCCCTTTCCTGTTCTGCTGTCCAACCTGTAGAATTTGAGCCATATACTTATTCTCAGGCAGCCCCTATTCCAGCTTGGCAGGATACTATGAGAAAAGAGTTTGAATCCCTAGAAGCTAATAACACTTGGGATATAGTTGAGTTACCCCTAGGTAAGAAGCCTATTGGCTGCAAGTGGGTctataaaattaaatacaaagctAATGGTGAAGTAGAAAGATACAAGGCTAGACTTGTTATTAGAGAGGACACTCAGGTTGAGGGGGTGGATATCAATGAGACATTCTCTCCTGTAGTGAAGATGTCTACTGTCAAGTGTTTGATTGTTGCTCCTATTAAGAAGAATTGGTCTTTATTTTAGTGTTGATACCCTCCCctgtatattttcaatatgcaaaatactctcaaaatagcatgtatatgcatatataagtatgtcccaaggtttcaatatttttctcttattttttaagatttgttttaatcaatttattgccttattttagcaagaaaagcccaataattattctcaaaattGTCATTTTGGTAATTTACTTAtcagattctcatatttataccaaaatgtagctaatataatttttgcatatttttacaaaatttatttagtatttttaagctaaaattgcATATATTTGCAGTATTAGCctatttcaagatttaattgtgtttatatttataaaattgacttcggtatttttatttttcatcattatatgttattaatcattttagtacctttaatttactcccagaaattaatttactatttcttataattttaaaaggaaaaaattggctatttaaataatagcccaattcgtttcaattttagcctaaaatctgaccccaaattggaccccaatttccagcccaatttcaattaaaacccgacccaggccccaattacccctacccgacccaaaaccttattaaatcctggtcgttgatctaaaagatcaacggccctcactcgttcttaccatttttaattccaaacgacccccccaaTACCCCTCATTTCCTCACTCGTCTATATCTCTCtacctctggttctctctagaaccttcccccttTCACCTCCTCTCCGATGAGTTCCTTCATCTTTTCCGGCCACCTTCTgacctgaatccatggtggtttcaccacccactAAGCCACATATGGCTCCTCGCATTTGGTTACTAGAGCTTCATGACTCGACCACGAAGAGTTGGGTCTAAACCTCTGTTGATTCAAGTTCCACGGCCATCTACGACCTGCTCCGGCGAGTCATGCCTGTTTCGAGCCTAGCCTCGACTCCTCTTGCttagatccaagcctttctcattgtttgggttcctctgaaagccctagcttttgaggtttttctAATCTCTTTAGATCTATTCCAGATCTATGCTTTCCCTTAAGTTTTTAAAcgattttcttttgaaaaaaaaactatgctttcaaagccatttctttttttttcgatctagggttttctgagttatttagatgtttctccgattttctctttctttcgtgtgtttcttctattgtatttttctttactaTGGTCTTATGTGTTTCTTATTATgtttcctctactgtgttctgattagttttcttctactatgttatgtattagtttcttctactatgttttttTTGAGCACTTTTACTGTGTTTCTCATGTTACTCTCCTACCATGTTCTCATGAGTTTTTGTTGCTGAAGGAACATGTTAAaggtttcagttcttttctgagacctctgaacctgtttcGACTTAATTACTTGCCCTCTCATCTCCGCACTCGACTGATGGTAGAAGCCCTAGAATTTTGGGGGGGTTTTCAAGTTTGGAaaccattggctatgtgatttgcttgaaCTGGTTTTATCTCAAAAGAAaccctaactctttcagacctATTTCGAGTCTCTAAACTGAGTTTTGAAGTCCTTGTTTTTTATATAATTCtgacttttgctaaactcttctaaggtcttttacACTGGATTTTTGTATGCTACTTCTCTTTTACATTGCTAACCTATGTGACAACCATGCTCCTATAGTCTATTATCTACTGATTCTGCAATGACACGACATCCTTTCAGCTTAACATgtttgtatgctctttatatgtgctggACTTTCCCTCTAAAATGGCTTTCAAGTCTTGATTAGTTTCAGACTTTTATCTGTataggtttgattgatttctttccttatttgctgaTTTCCCTATGACTCGATTTAAGTTACTTGGCTTTCCTTAActtttctgactcggttcattcatggaCCATTGATTACAAAATCTTTGatccttgatttactggctactaattgatttttcttaccttatttatgtaaccgtgtatttcaaaattctgcccttaAGTAACttcttatgtatttacccctaattgcataCTTTGCACAAGATATTTATTTGATTTCTTACCTTAAATAGTTTTTCCATTTGAATCTGAGTTCCTTAATTAAAGCAAGTCTTGTgtgattgattcttaattgatattcAGTTTCTTaactgttttcttaccttatttctgcctgtttttcacactataaatacatgACTCTTTCATTGACATACAAAATCACTCAGTCATAGtctttctgaactcacacttcTACGCAATAATATTCTCCCTTCTTGTTTGCACTATGGCCTATTTACAAGACCTActacttttctctatttgtttctttgaaactggtatgtcctgatttaagctttagcaccataacaatgtgtttatttacgtttttgtatccatgtctacttactgtttctgtatagttcaacacttaaATTAGTATGTTGATTTCTTTCTGCatgtttctgttatgaatcccaaactcctgccccctatgtgtttgagctacggtttaaggcatggcaatatgcaaattattgtctatgaattaaatttgatcccttgggatcctaggccctaaatagtgtgttctaacaggcttatgggtgtgctagCATTCTCCATTGTTGGGTATGCCCACAACCTGCCCTTGCCTCTTTACACTCTCCTCATTCCCCTGAACCCCTATGTGTACTTATTTATAATTGTTTCCATTCCCCTTTCCCCCTCTCAAATTCTATtcctgcacttgcactctctcttagtctttaagttctcccccctcccccctcttgtgagccttgctttgggaccttgagttccctctgaacttggacacttgagggctggcctttccacactgcacttgtcttAATCTAGTAATacgtttgggtgtgagcactgtacGGAGTTcatttgagactcttagggaactctgacacgctcaaatgggagaaaggctttggatcataaatctcttggagttggtttacctcatatttcagacatgaagtctgaatcagcCTCTCTTTAGTTGTACTTTTATTTTCTAATGTATTCGTTTACTTTATTCTGGGCtgaaataattttgtaataaacatttgggctgattagtgaaaaagggcgGGTAATTATGTATGTaaaaaagggtagataccatgtctatagaaattctgaattctgcatagaTACCACGTCTATAGGTTTTTGAATTCTGCacattcaaatgcatatagaagCATGTCTATAGGGAATTCTGAATgtccattttcatatagaaatcataaTCATAGGTCTGCTACTCtcgtctagaaatcatgcctataagttaaTCTGAATTTTGCATATGtatatagaaaatatgcctataggtctttttGAATCTTGTATATCCATTTTTCTCATATAGAAATCGTGTTCATAGGTCCTAAACAAATTTCTGcatctagataccatgctcataggacttaaACATTCAATTGCACTTAGGTATCATGTCTTAAACAGAATTCaacatctagatatcatgttcataggtttaaGATGAGTTTTCTGCATTTTTATACTACGTCTACaaggttttaaaatcagtaatgcctagaaagcatgccaatAGGAGTTTCTAATTAAATCTGATTCGCATTACTTAATGTTAGATATAAAAATCAGTAACAATAGATATTGTCAGTTGCAAAACTTATAATCAATTTGTTTGAATTCTGCCTTTCTTTTAATAATCTGAGTCTCTCACTTAGCCAGTTTAACGAGTACACATATAGGGtttcaaataattcatttcaagCTTTACTATCTTttgaatcatgcctataggatctttgtcataacacttaggcaagccttagggtgaTAACTATAAACTGAATTTGttctattaactacaaccagcagacaggcctgattcgggcttcttatctaaaatatgtaataaataaGTCTGCCCCAACCTCTAAGTTCTTTCACATTCAgtatttaatcagaccctaaacagtacgtgcaagacatgctaaattaCGTGCTTCTTTGACTAAAGGAGGTATATCTCAGCCCTTTTGcctgttatgtgctttcccccaaTTTGTTATATATGTTCTtgcatgtcgccttagaattttgcctttgaaactaaAAATAAGTCGATATCCCtctcctttaggattagtagtcctaaatgcatCCGGGACTGacaggattggggcgggtaatagcatgcaatgaGTAAACAAGaccattctgcgctttaataccttaacagggtgggaagggtatatatggatatgatgaccacgtgaTAATGCCACGCGTaacccctctttgaggagtgattaccgggcattgtgtggggtgatccatattagtaataaacttaggaccccctttttcttatctcttttaaagaacttcaaactctttttttaagaaaaatcagctttcttttagttctttccaactttatttgtttgtaaatccttatgtgaaaatcccctcttatttgaagctttgTTTGTTTACGTGTTATTTGCACCTAAGTTCACACCAATagtctggtcgggaaccacactagtggatcctgaagggtgcctaacaccttccccttggaataatttcaagcccttacccaatctctggttactcaaatcaaactctcttggtgtcctaatacaccctaatcattaggtggagactcttcaaattcaaacccaattcccaaaagggaatgagttgtcctcccaaatatcATAAACTCGATTTCGCtcgagaaaaaaggggcgcgacattCAGCTTGATGTTAATAATGCATTTCTTCATGGTGAGTTAGACGAGGAGGTCTATATGAAATTACCTCCTGGCCTTTCTgtttcatctccttcttcttctgctcCTTTGGCTTGCAAGTTGAAAAAGTCCCTTTATGGTCTTAGACAAGCTTCGAGGCAATGGTATGCCAAATTGTCTCAAGCTTTATATTCTAAAGGTTTTCATCATTCACTCAATGATTACTCTCTTTTTATCAAAGGGTCCCCAGGTCATCTTGTCATCCtagctgtttatgttgatgatattatccTTACTGGTGATGATTTACGTGAGATTTCAGCTTTGAAACACTTTCTAGATTCTGAGTTTAAGATAAAAGACTTGGGCTCTCTTCATTATGTTTTGGGGTATTGAGGTCAATACCTTACCTGATGGAGTTGCATTGAATCAGAGGAAGTTCACTTTTGATTTACTCAAAGAGTATGATTGCATGTATGTTCATTCTGTTGTTAACCCATTGGACTTGAATCAGAAGCTTAAGGCTGATGCTGGGGATCTCCTTCCTAGTCCTGAGAAGTACAGAAGCCTTGTGGGGAAGCTATTGTTCTTGCCTCACACCCGGCCTGATATTTGCTTTAGTGTTCAACATCTGAGCCAGTTTATGCAGACTCTCAGGGTTCCTTACATGATTGCTGCTCTTCGTTTGCTAAGGTACCTTAAGGGTACTCCTGACCTTAGCCCTTTTTACTCTAACTCTACTAATTTCTCTATCAAGGCTTATTCTGACAGTGATTGGGCTGCTTGCCCTGACACTCGCAAATCTGTTTTTGGTTTTTGTATTTTCCTGGGTGATAGTCTTGTTGGATGGAAATCGAAGAAACAACCTGTGATTTCTCTTTCTTCTGTTGAAGCTGAGTATAGGGTTGTTAGTAAGACTTGTTGCTGAATTGGTTGGCTGTCCAGGTTGTTGCATGATCTTACTATTGATGTTTCCCTCCCTATTTCTGTTTTTTGTGACAATATGGCAGCCATTCACATTGCCAAAAATCTTGTCTTCCACGAGCTCACTAAACATATTGAAGTGGACTGTCACTTCATCCAGAGTAAGTTGACTGAAGGGTTCATCCAGCTGTCACATGTTCCTACCTCTGAGCAGCTGGCAGATATACTCACCAAGCCTCTAACTGGTGTCCTCCATCACTCCTTTCTTGGCAAGTTGAAGGTTGTTTCCCCCTCCAACTTGAAGGGGGTGTTGGGCCTCCAGCTTGCACTACTTCAGGCCCAAAGTAGAATACTTAAGTTGGCCCAGATATTTATTTTATGCTTAGCCTTTTGTAGTCTTTTGTACTAGTTAGCCTTTATTCTTTGTCAACATAGCATAGTGATTATTTTAGTAGTTAGTCATTCTTTACATTGTAATGGACAGATTATAAATACAAGGAGGCCACAACTGTTAAAGGTTGGCCGGTTATTTTCATCATATCTCTCCCTTGTGTTTCTGCGATAAAGAACTCTCTAGAAAACCTCCAACCTCCATTGATGAACCTCAATTTCTGACCTTGTTTTACTGGTTTGACATTAAATACATACAAGCAAATTGTAGGCTCAGATTTATTTTCTGTTTCTATTTTTGACTAACAATATTTACTGTTTTATTGTTAGTTTGTTGTTATTTCGCTTTACTGACTTTCAACACATGATGAGAACACTGATTTGCTTACAAAGTATGGTAAATGCGATGACTTTATAATAGTCAAACTCAACTTCTGGAAAGAATGTTACAATAAGTATATAATTTGATCCCATATTTCTGCAAAATAGCAGATGTCATCTACCGACTATAACACTAATTGTGACATCGTTTGAGGAAAAATCCTGTTTCTCATTCCATATATCTGCATCTTCATATTTTCTCATTGAGGTATAAGTAGGTTGCCTAGGCAAGGGCAACCTTATATTGTCTGTCTCCAACATTAACACGACAGAAGACATATTCGGTCTGTGAACTGCCATGTCTTGCACACAAAGTAGTGCTAAGTGTATGCATCTCAATACTTCATTATGTTGACACTCGTCCCAAATAGAACGATCCACTAGATCCATCGGTCTACCTTCGTCCCACTTCTCCCATGCCTGAAATATTTCCAtacgaaaaaaggaaaaaaagtaatAAAGGGAAAACCATCATTTGCGTGCTCATAGTTTATAACCGTACTATTCTTACAAGACATAAAGCCTTTAGCTTCA includes the following:
- the LOC142164664 gene encoding uncharacterized protein LOC142164664 yields the protein MIVSLSARSKIAFIDGSCPKPATTSPDYKQWDRCNNMVISWLTSSLSPDIAESVQYSETAESIWKQLNNRYGSVNGTKVFELKRELASTYQGSLDIASYFTKLTRIWDELGIMCSSHANSCNCAAKESPQKEKEEDKVHQFLMGLNEVYVGVRSNLLMMQPLPSLDNVYNILLQDEKQ